The window atcttgaaagaacgatgaatgaggaacgaagaacactttcttcaagggccgtcggggcttgatcttgaaagaacgatgaacgaagaacactttcttcaagggccgtcggggcttgatcttgaattggtggatgattgttgatccaaatggccgtttgggcttgatcttaggatgaacgatgaacgaagaacgaagagagctttcttgattcttcgggaacctggatgcttgagagcttcggagttacagagcttcagagcttcaagaattttgcctaatgattttggttcctctcaaatgaatgaattagccttctatttatagaaatttccaatgcctaattttgaatataatattccagatgaaataagtcgtttctgccaggtgttgacacgtgtcctgtttgatgacttttccaactcatttcaatttttcgtcgagtcacacgctacgtgtaaaatttatgtaatacatgagcgttgaaactttgatttatcgatcaacatttatttaccgaaatttcgatgtctacaaaaataatacaaaataattttatttgtaatttcgaataagatttttaatcgttctcgttgcaccacgtggcattatctgaaaagttataaaataatacaaaataattttatttgtaatttcagataagatttttaatcgttctcgttgttCCACATGtcataaaatctgaaaagacaattattggtgatggatttccgataagatttttaatcgtacTCGTTGTGCCACATGTTATTATCCGAAaatacaattattggtgatggatttccgatTAGATTATTAATTAATCACGTcgcgccacgtgtcacaatatttgaggatatatttccatcaaatttttaatgaatgatGGCATGtcacgtggcattatctacaacctaatcctttaTGAATCATCCATATAATCCACTatccatcctcacaaatctcacaccaattttctcaagatctctatcattattcatagtttctacttcatttttacaatgtcttcttctttaaggatgatgtgggaaatcgattaGCAAGAGGaataattgtttaaccaatcagaaggaatgttcaatctccaggTGGCCCAAAATGAAAGGGATGAGGATGAGGAACGTAGAAGGAAAGATGACGAAGCAAGAATGGgcagagcctcacattcccgttaAGTCATCCAAGTTGTGGGTCAGATCTGCAGGCCCAGCCGTTCtggaaaccttgatagaagtaGGCAACGACGAGGTACGGAactcttggacgattattttgtccgtaatagtgcattccctgatacgtactttagacgtcgttttagaatggaacgacatttgttcaacaaaatcataatTGCTggttgcaaccatgattcttactttgtgcaaaagaaggatGTTTTTGGTGTTATGGGTTTCATtcatcagcaaaaaattactgctgCCTTACGGATATTTGCATATGAAGCATCTGCAGACCAAATGGACGATATAACGAgaatggggaaatcaaccattcttgagtccctgatgaggttttacGGAACAATCCAATCTATTTACACTGCAGAGTACCTTCGGAAACCTACTGacatggacttgcaaaggcttttGAAGAAGGGctagatgcgaggttttcctgggatgattggaagcatcgattgtatgcactgggcgtggaaaaactgtccaagtgcatggcaatgcgCTTATGGGGATAGAAAAGgagcaaaaagtatcattttggaggcggtggcatcttttgatacttGGATTTGGCACGCCTTTTTAAGGGTTATgagagctcaaaatgacctcaactTCTTTGCcaaatccccagtgttcaacaatgtcctgcaaggaaaggcaccaaaagtcacgtactgCATCAACGGACGTATGTATGACGGGCCATACTTCCTAGTagatggcatttacccaaggtggtcaacatttgtcaaaacagtgccatatccgcgaagtgcaaaggaaaaacactttgcaagctgtcaagaTGGGTGCAGGAAAGATGTGGAgcattgttttggtatcctccaagctcgtTGGGCAATCGTCAAAGGTGTTGCCAGATTGTTTAATGTagagtcgcttcgatccatcatgatgatgtgcatcattcttcacaacatgattgtggaagatgagtacgattatgatgtcgttgatgaatatgagccagacacgatgaacaattcaagaacacgtatataCTGTGCTCATGACGCCATCGAAGAACCtgtgcaacatgagccattagaaagtgatggacgttacaatgaattgatcagtcaacgatatactgcacttcaaaaaccatatatgcacaatgcccGACAAATTGATTTGATATAGTACCAGTGGGAATTGAAACAAGCTTAAGatacttaagttcatttagtatgttttttttttttttttggtgtgtttatttaattttatttggtgtgttttttttagttcatttagtgagtttttttattatttggtatgtttatgtaattttatttggtgtgtttaaatgtcttttgaataaagattctcttagtataaataaattaccaaattaaataaatatactcttagtttaaataaagtactaaaatcaataaattggaaacaacataaagtactctattcaataaataagaaattacaacccaaagtgattggaaaattatgggctccgat is drawn from Malus domestica chromosome 14, GDT2T_hap1 and contains these coding sequences:
- the LOC139191237 gene encoding uncharacterized protein, which translates into the protein MRGFPGMIGSIDCMHWAWKNCPSAWQCAYGDRKGAKSIILEAVASFDTWIWHAFLRVMRAQNDLNFFAKSPVFNNVLQGKAPKVTYCINGRMYDGPYFLVDGIYPRWSTFVKTVPYPRSAKEKHFASCQDGCRKDVEHCFGILQARWAIVKGVARLFNVESLRSIMMMCIILHNMIVEDEYDYDVVDEYEPDTMNNSRTRIYCAHDAIEEPVQHEPLESDGRYNELISQRYTALQKPYMHNARQIDLI